From the Bombus pascuorum chromosome 7, iyBomPasc1.1, whole genome shotgun sequence genome, one window contains:
- the LOC132909289 gene encoding putative ATP-dependent RNA helicase DHX57 → MNPFHIDDDFFLDGQEVDKNNTNFSMEDKSDSILKEELQTLRISEESERQLYDTLKHIYGPSFKLSDASEFENKKSNLEKQYWVERGNLVIKEIVDYSSKDSTPKSEEQITRQFATSKLESYGFHQSHCNEALLYTKGDVGKALEILFYKYYGLENIARSKIHDNIDTIDLLERKNEEKEALESIYGNMFTEKIKNQIWIVQVSLDYLVRNDEIEQEIQRTRQKQEKGREREVCRLFIHKRCRFGNRCKFLHQQPQVLRMPERENPSFTLEIRFPEGCKYPYEPPYFYLYKNDGTFPSINCLRIARRLYEEALLISAYGTPSIFSIISLLESEYDIKRYLAENKEQFLDQSELLFRKHIENEDETNAATHYELGSIHRKNRNNISWEKILKDDDLIEKNFKEKLTNPRYNKMIEIRERLPAWSKMYEILDVIHKNQVIIISGETGCGKSTQVPQFLLDDWIINRSASKEHINIICTQPRRISTIGVAERVASERNERIGDTVGYQIRLESKISNRTRLTFCTTGILLQRFAMNPELSDVTHVIVDEVHERSAESDFLLMLLKELLSRRSNLKVILMSATLRSEIFSTYFKGAPILCIPGRTFPVEQLFVEDLYEKTNYALTEHSRAARYKYKGSLEELEICYDIASQSAARSRYVPDEFRPDEELHFEEIISRYKGYNSQAQKNLYYMDHNSINYELIEATLQWIAFGEHNYPKTGSILVFLPGFAEIIALKDRLNKNEYFSPKTGKFIIILLHSSLSNEEQSLVFKKSIARKIVLSTNLAETSITIDDCVFVIDSGKMKETRFNSNQNMESLEMCWVSRANALQRKGRAGRVMPGVSIHLYTSYKFKYHFSAQPVPEILRIPLEPLLLRIQLLHNGKKVDLHEVLGKMLEPPTEENISSAIKRLQDVGAFNSECTLTPLGHHLAALPVNVRIGKLILFGAIFCCLDSALTIAACLSHKNPFHIPFEKRHEIDAKKEFFTANSDQLTILKAYKKWLEAYTRNTSAGHAFAKENYLSVRTLYSLADIKYQLLELLVSIGFVPVNLPKRQPNVDKIIEITGFELNINNDNYKLLQGLLCAALYPNVVKVLSPEKLFQIQFAGAVPTETRPEQLRFQTKNDSLVSIHPSSVNFHVGHFPSPYLVFQEKVKTSKIFIKEVSMVPILPLILFSDYELKIEVHDGIFIVSLEDGWMLFDVESHRVAQLLQGMRMELVKLLEQKMREPLLNLLNHQNGKKIIQTIVNVVTKE, encoded by the exons atgAATCCTTTTCATATTGATGATGATTTCTTCTTAGATGGACAAGAAGTGGATAAAAATAACAC aaatttttcaatggaaGATAAAAGTGACTCCATACTGAAAGAAGAACTGCAAACCTTAAGAATATCTGAAGAATCTGAACGTCAGCTATACGATACTTTGAAGCATATTTATGGTCCT agTTTTAAACTTTCTGATGCAtcagaatttgaaaataaaaagtccAATTTAGAAAAGCAATATTGGGTGGAAAGGGGCAATTTGGTCATTAAAGAAATAGTTGATTATTCTTCTAAGGATAGTACACCAAAATCCGAAGAACAAATTACTAGGCAATTTGCAACATCCAAACTTGAAAGTTATGG tTTTCATCAATCGCATTGCAATGAAGCGCTATTATATACAAAGGGTGATGTAGGGAAAGCTttagaaatattgttttataaatattatggaTTGGAAAATATAGCAAGAAGCAAGATACATGATAACATTGATACAATAGATTTATTGGAAAGAAAGAATGAGGAAAAAGAAGCACTCGAATCTATTTATGGGAATATGTTtactgaaaaaataaaaaatcaaatttggATTGTACAAGTTAGTTTGGATTATTTAGTAAGAAATGATGAAATAGAACAGGAAATTCAAAGGACTAGGCAGAAACAAGAAAAGGGAAGGGAAAGAGAAGTTTGCagattatttattcataaaagatgtaGATTTGGAAATAGATGTAAATTTTTGCATCAACAACCACAAGTATTAAGAATGCCTGAAAGAGAGAACCCAAGTTTTACCCTAGAAATAAGATTTCCTGAag gTTGTAAATATCCTTATGAACCgccttatttttatttgtataaaaatgatgGTACATTTCCAAGTATAAATTGTTTAAGAATAGCAAGAAGGTTGTATGAAGAGGCATTATTGATATCTGCATATGGAACACcttctattttttcaataatatctCTTTTGGAAAGcgaatatgatataaaaagatatttagcagaaaataaagaacaatttCTGGATCAAAGTGAGTTGCTATTTCGAAAGCACATAGAAAATGAAGATGAAACAAATGCAGCTACTCATTACGAATTAGGGTCTATACATaggaaaaacagaaataatattagttgggaaaaaatattgaaagatgATGAtctaattgaaaaaaattttaaagagaAACTAACAAATCCCAGATATAACAAGATGATAGAAATTAGGGAAAGGTTGCCTGCATGGTCAAAGatgtatgaaattttagatgtaatacacaaaaatcaagTAATCATAATTTCTGGTGAAACGGGATGTGGTAAAAGTACACAGGTGccacaatttttattagatgATTGGATTATTAATAGATCTGCATCCAAAGAACATATTAACATAATATGTACACAACCACGAAGGATAAGTACAATAGGAGTAGCAGAAAGGGTTGCATCAGAAAGAAATGAACGCATAGGTGACACAGTAGGATATCAAATACGattagaaagtaaaatttctaatagaaCTAGATTAACATTTTGTACAACCGGAATTTTGTTGCAAAGATTTGCTATGAATCCAGAATTATCAGATGTTACACATGTTATTGTAGACGAAGTTCATGAAAGAAGTGCAGAAAG TGACTTCCTTTTGATGctattaaaagaattactgTCCAGAAGATCAAATCTGAAAGTAATACTTATGAGTGCCACTCTTAGAAGTGAGATTTTTTCCACATACTTTAAAGGAGCTCCTATTTTATGTATACCAGGAAGAACATTTCCTGTAGAACAACTCTTTGTGGAagatttatatgaaaaaacgAATTATGCTCTAACAGAACATTCAAGAGCAGCACGATACAAATATAAAGGTAGTTTGGAGGAACTAGAAATTTGCTATGATATCGCATCACAGTCTGCAGCTCGCTCTAGATATGTACCTGATGAATTTAGACCCGACGAAGAACTACACTTCGAGGAAATTATCAGCAGATATAAGGGTTATAATAGTCAGGcacaaaaaaatttatattatatggatcacaattcaattaattatgaaCTTATAGAGGCAACATTGCAGTGGATTGCTTTTGGAGAACACAATTATCCTAAAACAGGTTCCATTTTA GTATTCTTACCCGGATTTGCTGAAATTATCGCATTGAAAGATCGATTGAATAAGAATGAGTATTTTTCGCCAAAGactggaaaatttattataatattattacattcatCTTTATCTAATGAAGAGCAAAGcttagtttttaaaaaatctatcgctagaaaaattgtattaagcACAAATTTAGCTGAAACGTCTATTACTATAGATGATTGTGTCTTTGTAATTGACAGTGGAAAGATGAAAGAGACTAGATTTAATTCAAACCAAAATATGGAAAGTTTAGAGATGTGTTGGGTATCACGGGCAAATGCATTACAAAGAAAAGGACGTGCTGGGCGTGTAATGCCTGGAGTAtctattcatttatatacCTCGTACaa GTTCAAATACCACTTTTCAGCACAGCCAGTACCTGAGATATTACGAATTCCGTTAGAACcactattattacgtattcaaCTTCTACATAACGGAAAAAAAGTTGACTTACATGAAGTTTTAg gCAAAATGTTGGAACCACcaacagaagaaaatatcagTAGTGCAATTAAACGTTTACAAGATGTAGGAGCATTTAATTCCGAATGTACATTAACCCCACTAGGTCACCATCTTGCGGCATTGCCTGTAAATGTACGAAtcggaaaattaatattgtttggAGCAATCTTCTGCTGTCTTGATTCTGCACTTACTATAGCAGCATGTTTATCTCATAAAAATCCATTTCATATACCTTTTGAAAAAAGACACGAAATTGAtgcaaaaaaagaattttttactgCCAATTCTGATCAACTAACTATTCTCAAAGCATATAAg AAATGGTTAGAAGCATATACACGCAATACTAGTGCAGGGCATGCTTTCGCAAAAGAAAACTATCTGTCTGTGCGTACGCTATATTCCTTGGCAGATATAAAGTATCAGTTATTAGAATTGTTAGTTTCAATCGGTTTTGTCCCCGTTAATTTACCTAAACGACAACCAAATGTTGACAAGATCATAGAAATTACTGGATTTGAACTGAACAtcaataatgataattataaacttCTCCAAGGTCTACTTTGTGCAGCTTTATACCCTAATGTAGTAAAGGTTCTTTCGccagaaaaattgtttcaaattcAGTTTGCTGGGGCAGTTCCAACAGAGACGAGACCCGAACAACTTAGATTCCAAACTAAAAATGATAGTTTAGTTAGTATCCATCCATCCTCGGTCAACTTTCATGTTGGTCATTTTCCTAGTCCATATCTAGTATTTCAAGAAAAAGTGAAaacaagtaaaatatttattaaagaagTATCGATGGTACCAATTTTACCACTAATATTATTCTCTGattacgaattaaaaatagaagtgcatgatggaatatttattgtatcatTAGAAGATGGCTGGATGTTATTTGATGTTGAATCTCATAGg GTGGCTCAACTTTTGCAAGGAATGAGAATGGAATTAGTCAAATTACTAGAACAAAAGATGAGAGAACCCCTTCTGAATCTATTAAATCATCAAAATGGAAAGAAGATTATACAAACAATTGTAAATGTAGTcacgaaagaataa